The Pseudoalteromonas rubra region GGCATGAAAGGTGCTGAGATACCCAACCGTTCGCTTTCTGACATATGGGAATGCAAGAAGGTGGCACCCCAGAACAGGGTGACTGGCCATCCAGCAGAGAATCCCGTCGAACTATTCCAAAAGCTGATATGTGAAACCACCCGAGAGGGTAGTCTCGTTGTTGATTTCTTTACAGGTAGCGGCGCCGCCGGTGTAGCTTGCCAAAACACAGGGCGTAACTTTATCGGCTACGAACTGGATCCGCATTGGTACGCAGAAGCGGCGAAACGGCTAAACACGTAAGAGCCAGTCAGTACAGTTAAAACCATTGGGTAGAGGGGACGTACGGATGCGGCCCGCATATCGTTATTAATATATACATATAGGTACATTTACGCCACCTGTATAAGGTTTTTGTCAGTTGATAAATTAAGATATGATAATTTTCATCAAAAGCAAAGGAGATGGGTGGGTTGTACTTTGAAAGCATTTTTTAATTTCATTTTAATGGTTGCGGTGGGCCTGGTAATTGCTTGGGGCACTAGGTTTTGGTTCAGTGATCGAGCGGATGTAGTTGTCGAGTCATCGTTACTTGTGGAGGTTGCATTTGCTGCGCCGGACGTGAAGGGGTATCAGCGTTCATATACTATTCGAAATGCAGGTGATGTTGCTGCTCAAAACATCATTGTAAAGCATGCTCCCCAAGTGAAGGAATACAAAATCACAAAAGCTTCAGACAATGACGAGGTTGCTGATAGTAACAGCGAAGGTGTTATAGACCTCAATTACAAGAACCTTAATCCTGGCTCAGCGTTTACTTTATTTGTTCTATATGAAGAGCCCACAGAAAATAGTTTGATAGTTAGTCATGCTGGTGGGGTGGTTCGTAGCAGTAGCGATTCTGAGAAGAAGCAGGATGGTTCTTTCTACTTTTTAATTATGATAGTTATAGGTTCTTTAACTTACTTGTTATTTTCATCAAGAATGTTTGCACTGTCTCGGCTCTATATTTATCCAAGCAAGGCCGATTTAAAGCGCAAAAGAAGATGGTATGTAACTGAAAAGGAGCATGAGGAAATAGTAAGTCAAAGTATTGCTGTGTTGCTTGTTCCTGAGTTTTCTTATAGCAAGAGTATAGAAGAATGGAGTTCTATGAAGTTCCTTTTGGATGATGAAATAAGTCAACTTGAACTGACGTCTGAGATGAAAGAGTACCTAGTCAAAGGCTTGAATGACATGTTTCTTGCCGAATCTGAGTATTACATTCCAAAAATGGATAGTTTGATGGAGGTTGAGCGGTTATTTCAAAAGACAAAGCCCGAGCTTATTACAGACACAACATGGAGCGAATTCAAAGAGAGCCTGGTTGAACAATTAGAGTCTTTGGCCAATAGTTGCCGCTATGAGTTTGGCCGCATCAATAGGGTTGACCTGATTGCGTCACTGAGTAAGGGTCACGTTGGCGGGATGGAGCGCGATCAGTTCGATCGTTATAAAAAGGAGCTGCAAAGCTCTCTTTTAAATACTTACATCTCTGAGATTGCTCGAACAGTTCAAATTGGAAACCCACGCTTGGATCTTAACAACCCTGAGGGGTTAGATCTTTTAAGCGAATATGACAAAGATAAACTTGCATCTCTATTATATGAAATGAATTTTACTCACTTGTTTTACTATCGGCATAGATTCTCTTATAGCGAGGAAGCTATTAGAGATAGGTTGTCTTCTAGGCCTCAGTGGGTAAATAAGGAGCACTGGGAGCGGGTTGAAGAAGTGGATAAAAGAGCGTTACGTTCATATGCTATTGAAAGGTTATTTGAGCGTTTTCAGGATGAGTGCTGGTCTCGACTCAACATATCAGTTAAAGGAACAGAAGCGGAGGCGCTTTTCGATTACCTTGTCGGGTTGCAAAATCTGAAGCTTGATCTAACTCAAAAGAAGCGGGATTTAGAGGTCAAGCAATTGGATATAGTCAACAGTGAAAAGTCTTGGGATAGCAAGGTTACAAGATTACAAAAACAATTAGACATATTGGATGACTTATTAACGGGGCGTCTGACGCTTGGTCGTTTGGAATACCCTGAAGCTATTTTCTCAGAAAAGAACTTGGAGAACCTTCGCAAGATAGAAGCTCTCCATCGGCAGCCGGAGGCTGTGTCAGAATAATTTGGAAATTTCCAACATCTTGAGAAGCCCGCATCACGCGGGTTTTTTTATGCCTAAACAAAGGTAACAACATGACAATGAACGCTATAGAGCAGATAAAAAAACATGAGTGCTTCAGAGATAAGCCTTATCTCTGCACGGAAGGCTGGTTAACTATTGGTTTTGGCCTGAATTTAGACGCCGGCATAACAGAGGAAGAAGCTGAGGTGATCTTGTTCATGAGAGTTGAAGGTATCCGTAAGCGCCTAGCTAACGCAATTCCTTGGTATGTAAATCTCAATGTAAACATGGCATATAACCTGGGTGTTACCGGACTAATGGGGTTTGCCAAAACACTAACGCATATTCGGACGGGCGACTACATAAAAGCATCAGAAGAAATGCTTGAGAGTCGGTGGGCTAAGCAAGTACCAAATAGAGTGCAAGAACTAGCAATTCAAATGCAGCAAGATGGGTTGTGATTGGGGTTATAAAGCAGCTTATACCCTTGAATTAAAGTTCCAATACATTGCGATCTGTTAGCATCATTTAAAAAGAAGCACGGAAACCGTCATTCCGGTTGCATCTTTTAGATGCGGTGACTCATTGAATAGGCTGGGAAGCATAGAAGAAAGGCTACTAATAAAACAAATCCCGCCAAGTGGCGGGTCATAAGTCTCTTGCGATGTTGACGGATCCAAGAGGTGACAGTAATTAATTAGGATAATTAATGCATGGGAAACGAAACAAAAACTAACGTAGATTTGACAGCCAAAGCAGAGGCTAAAGTGAATATATTACCTAGCAAAGATGGTTCAGATGTTTTCTTAAAACGAATAGGTTTCGGGATCGCGGCTTTGTGTTTACTGGGTGGGGTTGCAGGGGTAATCACTGCGGCATTTCCCAACGGAGTCTTTGGTTGATTAGGTAGGAGGCGTTCAGTGTTGGGACAATGGTACATGAAGAAGCCTAAAAAACTGGATGGAAACTGGACACTTTCCATCAGACACAAAAAAGCCAGTTAAAGATTATCTCTCTAACTGGCTGTTTTATAACACTTTAAAGTGGTGGAGCTGGGGGGATTTGAACCCCCGTCCAGAAAGCGTCGACCTTCGGTCCTACATGTTTAGTATCGTCTTTTGGTTAACCTTTAAGTCTCGGACGAACACGATAAGTAAAGGCGAGGCCGCTTAAATTTAGCCCTTCAACCCCGGCCAGGGTTTCCGTAGCGATCTTGTGTAGGGTGACACTCATAATCCAGATCCACAAGCATATCTTGGCAGAGTGCTAGCGGGCTATTATGCCGCTAGAGCGTAGTTATCGTCGTTTGCGATTACTTTAAATGCGGCTTTTTTACGAGGCCAACCGCCCCTCGACATGCACCTCAGGCTTCATGAATCCTGTCGAATCCTAATCAGCCCCTGAAATCTCTTTCAGTCAGTAATTGTGATTATACCCAATAAAATCCCTAAAGCTCAAGCGAAGTTTGCCGATAAGTACAGTGATAAGAACTACTTGGCGGTTTTATACTCAAGTCTCATTTACAATCGTTTATATTTTGTCTAGCTGAGCGGCTGGTCGGGCTTAACAATTAGGGAAGGTTATGCTCAAATAAGGCAAGGCAATGGTTGTTTTTATGTATCGTTGTTTAGTCTGATTGGCAGGCTTGTACTTGTTTTAGCTAAATTTGAAATTTGGCCGCATCTTAGATTATGGGAAATATAGCACTTTGGTTGTAATTTTTCCACGTGATTTTTGTTGTTTGTCAAAATTCGCTTGCATGATTGGGTACAAGTGTAAAATGATGGGACTAGATATCAATGCTATTAGAAGCGTGAGCGCTTTTTTGGCGGTGGTATCGCAGGCTGTTTTCTGTATAAGCTCTTCACAGATTGTCAGCATGGATGCAATACACAATAAGAGGTTACACAGCGGCCGAGCCCTATGTATAGACCTGGTAGTGCATAATAAATTTAATAACATCGTGCATATTTTTCGGGAAGTAAGTGATGTC contains the following coding sequences:
- a CDS encoding glycoside hydrolase family protein; the protein is MTMNAIEQIKKHECFRDKPYLCTEGWLTIGFGLNLDAGITEEEAEVILFMRVEGIRKRLANAIPWYVNLNVNMAYNLGVTGLMGFAKTLTHIRTGDYIKASEEMLESRWAKQVPNRVQELAIQMQQDGL
- a CDS encoding DNA-methyltransferase, with product MLKDTGYLVSFCNWRSMPVITKALADLGLSITSVLVWDKQCLGTGPKKALRPRYELVVFVGMKGAEIPNRSLSDIWECKKVAPQNRVTGHPAENPVELFQKLICETTREGSLVVDFFTGSGAAGVACQNTGRNFIGYELDPHWYAEAAKRLNT